A window of the Brassica napus cultivar Da-Ae chromosome C5, Da-Ae, whole genome shotgun sequence genome harbors these coding sequences:
- the LOC106356275 gene encoding transcription factor bHLH168-like translates to MRRQRGRELGEGSSMSWKEQRNLREKERRMRMKHLFFTLSSHVSPTHRLPVPQLIDHSASYMMQLKEKVNTLREKKKTLLGEVGNLPEGSSFILPKLSICSRGSIIKMNLIMDLNMKRVMLHELVSVFEEEGAQVMSANLQNLNDRINYTVTAQAIICRIGIDPSRIEERLRDIIF, encoded by the exons atgaggAGGCAGAGGGGAAGAGAATTAGGAGAAGGAAGCTCAATGTCGTGGAAGGAACAGCGAAACCTCAGAGAGAAAGAGCGACGAATGCGCATGAAACATCTCTTCTTTACACTCTCTTCTCATGTTTCTCCCACTCATAGG TTACCGGTGCCTCAGCTTATAGACCATTCGGCATCATACATGATGCAATTAAAAGAGAAGGTAAACACTTTGAGGGAGAAGAAAAAGACTTTGTTAGGAGAAGTCGGGAATCTCCCTGAAGGGTCATCGTTTATTCTGCCGAAGCTCAGTATTTGTTCGCGGGGCTCGATCATAAAAATGAATCTGATTATGGACCTGAACATGAAAAGAGTGATGCTACATGAGCTTGTTAGTGTttttgaagaagaaggagctcaAGTTATGAGTGCTAATCTTCAAAACTTGAATGATAGGATCAATTACACAGTCACAGCTCAG GCCATCATATGTCGAATCGGCATCGATCCATCGAGGATAGAAGAGAGATTAAGGGATATcatcttttga